One bacterium genomic region harbors:
- a CDS encoding nucleotidyl transferase AbiEii/AbiGii toxin family protein — translation MLDLIKKALLEVETREEKIHIVREFLQVLILKILYDKGYFKNLAFVGGTALRVLYDVQRFSEDLDFSLINREGYDFDTFLRKVVYELEKNGFSLDIKERKEKTVWEAMLKFKEVLFTLGLSKLKNEKVSIRVEVDSNPPTGWNTDISLINKYFVFTITHFDIPSLYATKLHACFFRRYTKGRDFYDLLWYLGKKTLPNFTLLNNAIEQTEGKRVDVREENFRDFLKQRLAHIDFVKVRKGVERFIVDKKELKLLDKDLIFNFLDLK, via the coding sequence ATGTTAGATTTAATCAAAAAGGCACTTTTAGAGGTTGAAACCCGTGAGGAAAAGATCCACATTGTGAGGGAATTCTTGCAGGTGCTCATATTAAAAATCTTGTATGATAAGGGTTATTTCAAGAACCTTGCCTTTGTTGGCGGAACAGCATTAAGGGTTCTTTATGATGTGCAAAGATTTTCAGAAGACCTTGATTTTTCACTTATTAACAGGGAAGGGTACGATTTTGATACCTTCTTAAGAAAGGTTGTCTATGAATTAGAGAAAAATGGATTTTCTTTGGATATTAAAGAGAGAAAGGAAAAGACCGTTTGGGAAGCCATGCTTAAATTTAAGGAGGTCTTATTTACATTAGGTCTATCTAAGCTGAAGAATGAGAAGGTTTCTATCCGAGTAGAGGTGGATTCAAATCCACCGACTGGCTGGAACACGGATATCTCTTTGATAAACAAATACTTTGTCTTTACCATAACACATTTTGATATCCCCTCTCTTTATGCCACAAAGCTCCATGCTTGTTTTTTTAGAAGATATACTAAAGGACGAGATTTTTATGACCTTCTGTGGTATCTTGGGAAGAAGACCTTACCTAATTTCACACTTCTCAATAACGCTATCGAGCAAACAGAGGGTAAAAGGGTAGATGTGCGTGAGGAAAATTTTAGAGATTTCTTAAAACAAAGATTAGCCCATATTGATTTTGTGAAGGTAAGGAAAGGGGTAGAGAGGTTTATAGTAGACAAAAAAGAGCTCAAATTATTAGATAAGGATTTAATCTTCAACTTCCTTGACCTTAAATAA